From a single Brassica napus cultivar Da-Ae chromosome C9, Da-Ae, whole genome shotgun sequence genomic region:
- the LOC106428167 gene encoding fimbrin-2: MSGFVGILVSDPWLHNQFTQVELRSLKSHFTSMRRESGKLTVSDLAPRMGRSKVVGDQNLTTEERAALIQSFHPNLNDEVDFEFYLRIYLKLQAHVNAIIGSGAKNSSAFLKAATTTLLHTISDSEKSSYVAHINNYLSGDEFLNKYLPINPSSNDLFEVVKDGVLLCKLINVAVPGTIDERAINTKSMLNPWERNENHTLCLNSAKAIGCTVVNIGTQDIIEGRRHLVLGVISQIIKIQLLADLNLKKTPQLVELVDDSKDVEELMSLPPDKILLRWMNFQLRKTEYKKTVTNFSSDVKDAEAYTNLLNVLAPEHKSPSKLAAKNPFERAKNVLEHADRMGCRRYLTAKDIVEGSPNLNLAFVAHIFQHRNGLSTKTKQISFLADDTQISREEKAFRFWINSFDSSMYINNVFEDLRDGWILLQTLDKVSPGIVNWKIASKPPIKLPFKKVENCNQVVKLGKQLKFSLVNIAGNDIVQGNKKLILAYLWQLMRYNILQLLKNLRSHSNGKEITDVDILEWANAKVRKNGSQTRMFSFRDKSLSDGIFFLELLSSVQPRAVNWSLVTNGVTDEEKKMNATYVISIARKMGCSIFLLPEDITEVNQKMILTLTASIMHWTLKEPLQLIKPTGSPDSHNGSGSLLDDSTSDSSLE, from the exons atgtcAGGCTTCGTCGGGATCCTGGTATCGGATCCATGGCTACACAACCAATTCACGCAAGTGGAGCTCCGGAGTTTGAAATCTCAC TTCACGAGCATGAGGAGGGAGAGCGGAAAGCTTACGGTGTCAGACCTCGCGCCAAGGATGGGGAGATCAAAGGTGGTTGGAGATCAGAACCTCACCACTGAAGAAAGAGCGGCTCTGATCCAAAGCTTCCATCCGAACCTCAACGATGAAGTCGATTTCGAGTTTTACTTGAGG ATTTATCTTAAACTCCAAGCGCATGTGAACGCCATAATCGGAAGCGGCGCCAAGAACTCGTCTGCGTTTCTCAAGGCAGCTACAACCACTTTGTTGCATACCATCAGCGACTCTGAGAAGTCATCTTACGTCGCTCACATCAATAACTACCTCTCTGGAGATGAGTTCCTAAACAAGTACCTCCCTATCAACCCTTCCTCCAACGATCTATTCGAAGTGGTGAAAGATGGTGTTCTACTTTG TAAACTTATTAATGTGGCGGTTCCTGGGACGATTGATGAAAGAGCTATCAACACTAAGAGTATGCTTAATCCATGGGAGAGGAACGAAAACCATACGCTTTGTCTTAACTCTGCCAAGGCCATTGGGTGTACTGTCGTTAATATAGGAACTCAAGATATCATTGAAGGAAGG CGTCATCTTGTGCTCGGTGTGATTTCTCAAATCATCAAG ATACAATTGCTAGCTGATCTAAACTTGAAGAAAACTCCACAGCTGGTGGAGTTGGTTGATGATAGCAAG GATGTGGAAGAGTTGATGAGTTTACCACCTGATAAGATCTTACTGAGATGGATgaactttcagttaagaaaaacTGAATATAAGAAAACTGTCACAAACTTCTCCTCTGATGTAAAG GATGCTGAAGCTTACACTAATCTATTAAACGTCCTAGCACCAGAGCACAAGAGCCCTTCAAAGTTGGCAGCCAAAAACCCATTTGAGAGAGCAAAAAATGTTCTCGAACATGCAGACAGAATGGGGTGCAGGAGATACTTGACCGCGAAGGATATTGTTGAAGGCTCCCCGAATCTTAATCTTGCTTTTGTAGCACATATCTTCCAGCACAG GAACGGGCTctcaaccaaaacaaaacagataTCTTTTCTGGCCGATGACACTCAAATATCAAGAGAAGAAAAAGCCTTCCGGTTTTGGATTAACAGCTTTGATAGTTCTATGTACATAAACAACGTCTTTGAAGATCTAAGAGATGG GTGGATACTGTTGCAGACACTCGACAAGGTGTCACCAGGAATTGTTAACTGGAAAATAGCAAGCAAGCCTCCGATCAAATTGCCATTCAAGAAAGTAGAAAACTGCAATCAGGTTGTGAAACTAGGGAAGCAGCTCAAATTCTCTTTGGTTAACATCGCTGGTAACGACATTGTTCAAGGAAACAAGAAGCTCATACTAG CATACTTATGGCAACTGATGAGATACAACATCCTGCAACTCCTTAAGAACTTGAGATCACATTCCAACGGCAAAGAGATAACAGACGTTGATATATTGGAGTGGGCTAATGCTAAAGTGAGAAAGAACGGAAGTCAAACCCGTATGTTCAGTTTCAGG GACAAGAGCTTGTCCGATGGGATATTCTTCCTGGAGTTGTTGAGTTCTGTGCAGCCAAGAGCCGTGAACTGGAGTCTAGTTACAAACGGAGTAACTG atgaagagaagaagatgaatgcAACTTACGTGATTAGCATAGCCAGGAAGATGGGTTGCTCCATATTTTTACTCCCAGAAGACATAACTGAG GTGAATCAGAAGATGATTCTGACGTTGACGGCGAGTATAATGCACTGGACTCTCAAAGAACCTCTTCAACTTATTAAGCCTACCGGATCTCCGGATAGCCACAATGGAAGTGGAAGTCTACTCGACGATTCTACCTCTGATTCTTCACTGGAATAA